The genomic window ACCGATACCCCAGAGCGTCGCGGCCGGCCAGCGGTTGCCGATCGCGGCCGCGACCAGTCCGCCGATGATCCCCCCGATCGCCTGCGAGGAGACGATCAGGCCGTACACCCGCCCGTCGCCGCCGAGGTCGGCGCGGACGAACGGCGCGAACAGCGTGCTCATGATGCCCTCACCGACCCCGGTGACCAGGCAGAACACGAAGAACAACCGCATCGCCGGCCCGGCCACGCACAGCCGCAGTCCCTCGGTCCACTCCGCCTTCAGCCGCTTGACCGCACCTCCGGCTGATTCGTCCGTGCGGTCCGGCCGGGACTGCCGATGCCGCATCGCCGCGACCAGTACGACGGCGATCAGGAACGTGGCCGCGTCACCGAGCGCGAGCAGCGTGAGCCCGCCGGCGGCCGCGAGTACGCCGCCCAGCGCCGCGCCGATCAGTCGGGCGAGGTCGCGGATCTGACTGTTCAACGCGTTCGCTGTGACGAGTTGGTCGGAGTTCACGAGCAGCGGGACGAGCGATTGTTCCGCGGGCGTGAAGAACTGTTGCAGACAGCTCTGCGCGAGCACCACGGCGTACACGATCCAGATCATGCTCGCGTCGTGGACGGCGATCAGCGGCAGCAGGACGACCGCGTTCAGCACGTTCGTCACGATCATCGTGGTCCGCTGGTTCCACCGGTCGACGAAGACACCGGCCAGCGAGCCGAGCAGTACGGCGGGCAGGAACGACGCCAGCAGCAATCCACCGGAGGCCAGCGTCGAGCCGGTCAGTACGTAGATCTGGAACGCGAGCCCGGTTCGCAGCAGCCAGTCGCCGATGAGCGAGATGAGCCCGGCGCTCAGCATCAGCCGGTAGTCACGCTGCCGTGCAAGGACGCCCCATAAGTCCTTCATGGCTAGTCCTCCGCGGCGATCGTGACGATCTGCGTGAACGACACGTACTTGCTGCCGGGCGGGCGGGTGGACTTGTCGTCGATCGGGCGCTCGTCGACCCAGCGCTGGAGTAGGTCGTTGATCTGGCCAACGATCTCGGCGAGCTCCGCACCGGTCAGGTAGATGCCGGTCTGGCCGATGCCCGAGTTGTCCCGCCAGACCGGATCGGCGTCCGGGCGCAGCTGCTGCCATTTCGCCAGCGCGTCCAGGGCCCGCTCGGCCATCAGTTGCTCGAGTACCTCGGCCGCCGCGGCGCCGTCGGGCGTCTTGAGCGCGTCCTCCCAGGACTGCGAGGTCGACACCAGCCGCCACGGCCGCTCGCGGTTGTCCTTGCCAGGCGCCGGCTCGACGAAGTCGTACTTCGCCAGCTGCCGCAGGTGGTGCGACGCCAGCGCCTGGCTGATCCCGAGCCGGCGGGCCGCGTCCGCCGCGGTCATCGGGCCCTCGCGTCCGAGCAGCGACTGCAGGTCCAGCCGTACCGGGTGTGCCATCGCGCGGATGGCCAGCGGATCGTCGAGCAGCCGCGACCGGCGCGGGTCCTTCTCCAAAGACATGCTTGGAATATGCGCCGGACCGAATCCGATGTCAAGGCATTGCTTGGAATGTCAGTGCTTGCCGTGCTGCTTGTGCTTGACCTTGCCGTGGCCCGTTGCCTTGGCGCTCCCCTTGGCGGGAGTAGACGCCGAGTGGCTCGGGGCCGGCCGCGTTGTGGTCACAGCCTTGGTGATCGTGACAGTGGGGGTGACGGTGGGCGTGACCACTGGGCGCGGTGGAGCGATCGTCCGCCGCGCCGGTTGCGACGGAACGACGTTCGCGGGCGCGATCGGCCGGTCGGTGTCCGGGTCGCTGAGTACGCCGGCCGCCATCACGCAGCCGGCGGCCACCACGGCGGCCGCCACCGCGACGGCCTTCCGCCAGTTCTGCCGGGGTAGCGCTCTGAGCTCCAGGGTGGGCAGCTCGGGCGTCTCGGCGAACGTCCAGCCGGCGACGTCGGCGGCGGTCGGGCGGTCGGCCGGGTCCTTGGCGAGCATCAGGTAGACGAGATGGGCGAGGGGTGCGGAGAACTGCTCG from Kribbella jejuensis includes these protein-coding regions:
- a CDS encoding MFS transporter; the encoded protein is MKDLWGVLARQRDYRLMLSAGLISLIGDWLLRTGLAFQIYVLTGSTLASGGLLLASFLPAVLLGSLAGVFVDRWNQRTTMIVTNVLNAVVLLPLIAVHDASMIWIVYAVVLAQSCLQQFFTPAEQSLVPLLVNSDQLVTANALNSQIRDLARLIGAALGGVLAAAGGLTLLALGDAATFLIAVVLVAAMRHRQSRPDRTDESAGGAVKRLKAEWTEGLRLCVAGPAMRLFFVFCLVTGVGEGIMSTLFAPFVRADLGGDGRVYGLIVSSQAIGGIIGGLVAAAIGNRWPAATLWGIGAFVFGLIDTVLFLYPLASDSVIPAFVCMIVVGLPGALTIAGMMTVFQNLTVDGTRGRIYGAVGAAESVAVLIGITAAGFLGDAVGIIPILVFQGLGYVVGGLVVLTRRRVLSRVVPQPV
- a CDS encoding helix-turn-helix domain-containing protein; this translates as MSLEKDPRRSRLLDDPLAIRAMAHPVRLDLQSLLGREGPMTAADAARRLGISQALASHHLRQLAKYDFVEPAPGKDNRERPWRLVSTSQSWEDALKTPDGAAAAEVLEQLMAERALDALAKWQQLRPDADPVWRDNSGIGQTGIYLTGAELAEIVGQINDLLQRWVDERPIDDKSTRPPGSKYVSFTQIVTIAAED